The following DNA comes from Euzebya sp..
ACCGGGTAGAACAGCGCGATGCCCGCCAGGTTGAAGGCGGTGTGGACCAGCGCGACCGTCAGCGCCTCGGGCCGGTCGGTGGCGAGCGAGGCGAGCAGCGCGGTGACGGTCGTGCCGACGTTGGCGCCGAGGGTCACCGGGTAGGTGTTCCTGAGCGACAGGATCCCCGACGCGGCCAGCGGGATCAGCACCGACGTGGTGATCGACGACGACTGCACGGCCACGGTGATCACCGCGCCGGCCGCGAGCGCGGCGATCCCGCCGCCGCGGCTGAGCACGTCGTTGATCGTCCGCTCCATGCGGTCGGCGACCAGCGCGCGCATGTTCTTCGTGATGAACGCCAGCGCGGTGAAGATCAGCGCCAGGCCGGCGACCAGGAACAGCACGCCGAGGAGCGGGCCGGTCGCCCCGACCCCGGTCAGGACCGACTCTATGACCTCCGCCGGCGCGCTCACGGCCTGCTTGATGGGGCTCTCGAACTCCCCGCCGCCCGTGCCGAGCAGCGCGGAGCTGAGGGACTCCGCGACCCGGCTGAGCACCCCCGTGGCGAGCTCGAGCGGCAGCAGCACGATGACGCTGAGGACGTTGAAGAAGTCGTGGACCGTGGCGGCGGCGAACGCCGCCTTGAACTCCTGCGGTCGGCGCAGGTGGCCGAGGGACGCGAGGGTGTTCGTGACCGTCGTCCCGATGTTCGCGCCCATGATCATCGGCACGGCGTCCTCGACGCCCAGCAGGCCGCTGCCGACCAGGCCGACGATCGTCGCGGTCGTGACCGAGGACGACTGGGCGAGGACCGTGGCGAGGATGCCGACGAACAGCCCGCCGAGGGGGTTGGTGACGCTGCGGAACATCTCGTCCTGCACGTCGGGGCCGAGGGCGACGATCCCGTCCTCGAGCAGGCTGACGCCGACCAGGAACGCGTACAGCAGCCCGATGACGAGCAGCGCCCGGGCGATGACGGCACCGCGACCGTCCGCGCCGTCGCGGCTCGGTCGGTCAGCGGGCGTTCCCCGGGCGTTCACCGCCGGGAAACCTAGCGGCCCGGCCGGATCCCGCCGTACCGCTCATCGGACCTCGGCGCGCCCCGGCGGTGTCAGCCGGCGGCGGCGTGGGCGTCGGCGAGCCACCCGGCGACGGCGTCGTCAACGTCGGACGGGTCGCGCAGGTCCACGCGGTGGCTGCACATGCCGGTGGTCTCCACGACCCGACCGCCGTCCGGCGTGACGTCGAGCTTCAGGCCCAGCTCCACCCGCGTCGACGACGCGGCCCTGGCGACGGCGAAGACCCGTCGCCGGCGGAAGGTGACCCCGGTCTTCTGCACCACGACCTCGACGTCGTCACCCAACCCAACCGCGATGGCGCGCACCGCCTCGTAGACCTCCCGCAGCGGCGCCTTCGCGCCGGCGTACTGGGCGTCCAGCAGCGCCTCGGGCGTGGGCGGGCCGCCGGCCAGGTGCTCGCGGACCGCGTGGGCCAGCGCGTTGGCGTTGCCGTGCGTCAGGCCGTGCGCCGCCTTGAGGTGGGCGAGGATCCGGCCGTGGGCCTCCAACCCCTCACGCCGGATCTCCTCGGCGAACTGCTCGATCGTCAGACCGGTCGCGGTCTGGATGTTGCGCAGCTGCGCGCTCGCCTGGGTCATCGGGTGCCTCCGGGTGCGTGTCCCGTGCAGGCTGGCCCAGCCCCGGGGGTCCGTCTTGGACGGATTGCGCACGTCGACCGCGTCAGCGCTCCGGGACGAACCCGGCACCGTCGCCCGCCACCGCGGGGGCCAGCCACCTGCGCTGGGCGGCGAGGTAGGCGGTCGGGGTGACGCCGGTGTGGCGGACGAAGTCGCGGATCAGGTGGGACTGGTCGACCCAGCCGAGGTCGGCGGCGAGGTCGCGCCACGGCACCTCGGTCCGCACGTCGAGGGCCTCGAGCAGCCGGCGGACCCGCAGCAGCCGCGCCAGCGCGCGCGGTGACAGCCCCACCACCCGGGCGAAGTCGCGGTCGAGTTGGCTGTGGGTGACGCCGAGGGCCGCGGCGACGTCGCGGATCGGCGTCGTGGGATCGGCCTCGACCAGCGCGACGGCGTCCTCGCAGCGGCCCAACGCGACCCGGGCGCCACGGGGCATCGTCGCGAGTGTCGGAGCGGCCGTCCTGGCGAGCGCCTGCGTGACGACGTCGAGCATCGCCTCCGGCCCGTCGGCGGCCAGCACCTGTCGGCGGAGGGCCGTCGCCGCCGGCCACGTAGCCTCGAGATCGACCACTCGCCAGCGGATCGCCGCCGGCGCCACCCCGAACACCGCCTCGCAGCCGACCGGCGTCGTCACGATGCCGACGGCGAACGTCTCCCCGGTCGGCGCGTTGACGACCGGGCGGGTGTGCGGGCCGATGAGGAACCCGCGGTCGGCGACCAGGGGCACCCCCGTCCCGTCGTCGGGCGTCTCGACGATGGGATCGCCGAGCACGAGGACGGCGACGGTCGATCCGGTCGGAGCGATCCGTTCGCGGGCGTAGGGCACGGTGCCGCGGGCGTACCAGATCGACTCGACGACCCGGGACACCGGCGGGGTCGGCTCGCGTGTGAGCCAGTCGAACGCGAACGCGATCGGCTCAGCCGCGGTGCCGGTGCGCGTGCGCCCCATCGCGAGCTGTCAGTCGTGGCGGCGGTAGGCCATGACGGTGAGGGGGCCGAACACCGCGACCAGCCCGGCGCTGATCGCCAGGGTCACCGTGATCTGGGAGCCCACGGCTTCCCCGTGCATCAGGCCGCGCATCGCGGTGACCAGGATCGTGATCGGGTTGACGTCGACGAACGCCTGGAGCCAACCGGGCAACGTGTCGACCGGGACGAACACGTTGCTGATGAACGTCAGCGGGAACAGGACCATCATCGACACGCCCATCAGCGCGTTCTCCGACCGCATCTTCAGCCCGAGCAGGGTCCAGATCCAGCTGAGCCCGAAGCAGAACGCGAGCAGCAGCGCGATCGCCAGCACCACGCCCCCGACGCCCGCCCCGGGACGGAAGCCCAGGATGACGCCCAGGACCAGGATCACCGTCGAGGCGAGGGAATAGCGCACCGCGTCGGCCATCAGCGCACCGACCAGCGGCGCGGGACGCCAGATCGGCAGCGACTTGAACCGGTCGTGGACGCCCTTCTCGATGTCCCGGTTGATCGTGAGGCCCGTGTACATCGTGATCATCGCCACGGTCATCGCGAGGATGCCGGGCAGCACCTCCTGGAGGTACGCGCCGGTGGACCCGGCCAGCGCCCCGCCGAACAGGTAGGTGAACATCAGCAGGAACATGATCGGGAACATCGTCACGTCGAACAGCTGCTCGGGGACGTGCTTGATCTTCAGCATGGCCCGCCAGAAGAACGTCCTGGCGGCGCTCCCGCGGCCGGGCAGGGGTGGGCGCTCACCGACGACGAGGACGCTGCGGATCGCGTCGCCCTCGACCGGGGCGGGCTCGGGCGTGGCGTCCCGACGTGCCGGGGTGGTGGTGCTCACAGCCCGACCCCCGCGCTGACGCGCCGGGGTCGCCCCCCGGCCTGTCCTGTGACCGCTCGCGAGCTCGCGCTCACAGCCCGACCTCCACGTCGGTGCTGGCGGGGGTGGGTTCGGCGGGCTCGGCCGGGTGGCCGGTCAGGGTGAGGAACCCCTCGTCGAGGCTGGGCTGGCCGAACCCGAGGTTGACGACCTCGATGTGGAGGGCGTGCAGCGCGCTGAGCACCGCCCCGGCGGGGCCGGCGTCGTCGACCCGCACGGTCAGCGCGGCGGGGTCCCGCTCGAGCTGGACGTCAGCGGTGACGACGCGGCCGATGGCCGCCGCGGCGTCGGGCCGTCGCGCGGGATCGCGGAGGCGGAGGTGCAGGACGCCCGCGCCGACGGAGGCCTTCAGCTCCGAGCCGGTGCCCTCCGCGATCACCCGCCCGTGGTCGATCACCGCGATCCGGTCGGCCAGCTGGTCGGCCTCGTCGAGGTACGGGGTCGTCAGCAGCACGGTGGTGCCCTCGGCGACCAATGCCCGGACGATCTCCCACACCTGGTTGCGGCTGCGGGGGTCGAGGCCGGTCGTGGGCTCGTCGAGGAAGATCAGCCGCGGCGTGACGACGATGCTCGCGGCGATGTCGATGCGCCGCCGCATCCCGCCCGAGTAGGTCTTGACCTGCCGCGCCGCCGCGTCCGCCAGCCCGAAGGCCTCGAGGAGGGTGTCCGCCCGTCGGCGGGCGGCCGGGCGGTCGTGGCCCCACAGCCGGCCGAGGAGGACCAGGTTCTCGGTGCCGGTCAGGTCCTCGTCGACCGATGCGAACTGCCCGGTGAGGCTGACGGTGCCGCGCACCGCCTCGGGCTCGGCGACCACGTCGTGGCCGAACACCCACGCCCGCCCGCCGGTCGGCGGCAACAACGTGGCGAGGACCCGGATGGCCGTGGTCTTCCCGGCCCCGTTGGGCCCGAGGACCCCGTACACCGATCCGATCGGCACCGACAGGTCCAGCCCGTCCACCGCACGCGTCGCGCCGAAGTGCTTCTCGAGCCCCTCGGCTCTGATGGCCAGCTCAGCCGTCATCTGGTGGCCTCCTCGTCTCCCTGCGGCCGGCCCGGCCGCGATCGTCCGAGCCTACGCCGACCCCGTGACACCGGGTCGGGTGGATCGGGCACCGCCCTGGTGCCACACGTTCCGACGGGGCGACCAGCCGGATCTCATCGGCGGTCGGTCCGCCGGGCTGGTCCCCCACGCCGTGCCGGGGATGCCGAAAGGCCCTCCCCGGGTGGGGAGGGCCTCGCGGTGTTGGGTTCCGAGGTGCCGGACGCGGTCCGGCGGGTGTGGGTTAGACGCTCGCCAGGTCTCGCGACGAGGACTCCGACTCCTGGATCCCAGACTCGGACTTGCGGGCGGCGGCCCAGACGAGGCCGGCGCCGGTGGCGATGAAGGTGAGGCCCAGTCCGGCGAGGAGGCCGGCGACGCCGAGGCCGAGCTGGAGGGTGGAGGCGGTCACGGTGCCGACGCCGAGCTCACCGAAGAGGCCGTGTGC
Coding sequences within:
- a CDS encoding Na/Pi symporter; amino-acid sequence: MNARGTPADRPSRDGADGRGAVIARALLVIGLLYAFLVGVSLLEDGIVALGPDVQDEMFRSVTNPLGGLFVGILATVLAQSSSVTTATIVGLVGSGLLGVEDAVPMIMGANIGTTVTNTLASLGHLRRPQEFKAAFAAATVHDFFNVLSVIVLLPLELATGVLSRVAESLSSALLGTGGGEFESPIKQAVSAPAEVIESVLTGVGATGPLLGVLFLVAGLALIFTALAFITKNMRALVADRMERTINDVLSRGGGIAALAAGAVITVAVQSSSITTSVLIPLAASGILSLRNTYPVTLGANVGTTVTALLASLATDRPEALTVALVHTAFNLAGIALFYPVPALRDIPIRLAERGSELAAASRRLAVVYTIGIFILVPLAGVLLLR
- a CDS encoding DUF5655 domain-containing protein; amino-acid sequence: MTQASAQLRNIQTATGLTIEQFAEEIRREGLEAHGRILAHLKAAHGLTHGNANALAHAVREHLAGGPPTPEALLDAQYAGAKAPLREVYEAVRAIAVGLGDDVEVVVQKTGVTFRRRRVFAVARAASSTRVELGLKLDVTPDGGRVVETTGMCSHRVDLRDPSDVDDAVAGWLADAHAAAG
- a CDS encoding helix-turn-helix domain-containing protein, translating into MGRTRTGTAAEPIAFAFDWLTREPTPPVSRVVESIWYARGTVPYARERIAPTGSTVAVLVLGDPIVETPDDGTGVPLVADRGFLIGPHTRPVVNAPTGETFAVGIVTTPVGCEAVFGVAPAAIRWRVVDLEATWPAATALRRQVLAADGPEAMLDVVTQALARTAAPTLATMPRGARVALGRCEDAVALVEADPTTPIRDVAAALGVTHSQLDRDFARVVGLSPRALARLLRVRRLLEALDVRTEVPWRDLAADLGWVDQSHLIRDFVRHTGVTPTAYLAAQRRWLAPAVAGDGAGFVPER
- a CDS encoding ABC transporter permease, which produces MSTTTPARRDATPEPAPVEGDAIRSVLVVGERPPLPGRGSAARTFFWRAMLKIKHVPEQLFDVTMFPIMFLLMFTYLFGGALAGSTGAYLQEVLPGILAMTVAMITMYTGLTINRDIEKGVHDRFKSLPIWRPAPLVGALMADAVRYSLASTVILVLGVILGFRPGAGVGGVVLAIALLLAFCFGLSWIWTLLGLKMRSENALMGVSMMVLFPLTFISNVFVPVDTLPGWLQAFVDVNPITILVTAMRGLMHGEAVGSQITVTLAISAGLVAVFGPLTVMAYRRHD
- a CDS encoding ATP-binding cassette domain-containing protein; its protein translation is MTAELAIRAEGLEKHFGATRAVDGLDLSVPIGSVYGVLGPNGAGKTTAIRVLATLLPPTGGRAWVFGHDVVAEPEAVRGTVSLTGQFASVDEDLTGTENLVLLGRLWGHDRPAARRRADTLLEAFGLADAAARQVKTYSGGMRRRIDIAASIVVTPRLIFLDEPTTGLDPRSRNQVWEIVRALVAEGTTVLLTTPYLDEADQLADRIAVIDHGRVIAEGTGSELKASVGAGVLHLRLRDPARRPDAAAAIGRVVTADVQLERDPAALTVRVDDAGPAGAVLSALHALHIEVVNLGFGQPSLDEGFLTLTGHPAEPAEPTPASTDVEVGL